The genomic window atatctgagcatacttcttggctatatatctagtgtccaccggaaggaaatgagcagacttagtgaggcggtccacaatgacccaaatagagtcatagcccttggatgtgcggggtaaacccacaatgaaatccatggaaatgtcttcctatttccaaacaggaatgggcaagggctacaaatatcctagggtacgcatatgatctactttaactctcccacaagtgttgcactccgcgacgtacttggtgatgtcctgcttcatgttggaccaccaatacaagtggcacaaatcatggtacatcttgttgctgacaggatggatagacaacttggaatggtgagcttcattcaaaatcttcctttcaGGTCCTCATTTGATGGgaccaccaatctatccttgtatctcactacaccttgctcatcaatactaaactgaggaccacgccctttggcaatcaatttcttgatgtgaggaatttctaaagtatcttgcctttgctccataataatctgctcaagcaattctgagactaaggcaatgtgagctagcacctcagcatggttgagagacaaaggtgtttcttcaacctaaTAAGACTTCTggctcaaggcatcagctaccacattggcctttttggggtgataatgtacctccaagttataatccttgatcaattccaaccatctcctttgcctcatatttaactcagaccaagtgaagatatatttgaggctcttgtgatctgtaaagatgtgtactttgttgcccaacaagtaatgcctccaaatttttagagtgtggaccacagcagccagctctaaatcatgagtggggtaattcactttgtgcttttttagttggcacgaagcataagctatcacacgcccatcatgcataagcacacatctgaaccccatctttgaggcatcacaatatacatcaaaaggtctgtcaATGTCTGGTTgggccagaacaggagcagtggtaagaaatttcttcaaagcttggaaggcttcttcactggccggactccaaacaaacttggcttccttttggagcagcttggtcatcggctgagctatcttggagaaatctggaatgaaacaccgatagtatccataagaccaaggaactgatgaatctggtgcactgacttgggggacttccaatttagcacatcttgcaccttgctggggtcaACGGAGATACCATCAGATGTTAAAACATGCCCCAAAAtatgcactcgatctaaccagaattcacacttgctgaatttagcatacagcttgtgttccctcaatcgagccaatactatccaaaggtgttgggcatgctcttccttgttcttggaatatatcaggatatcatcaatgaataccactacaaacttgtccaactccagcatgaagactgaattcatcaggtacatgaaaaatgtaggagcattggtgagaccaaaagatatgactaggtattcatatagcccatacctagtagaaaaagctatctttgatatatcttgtggcctaatcttgatctgatgatagcctgaatgaaggtcaatcttggagaacatcttggcaccagctagttgatcgaacaaagtattgatacgaggtaaaggatacttgttcttattggttaccgcattaagagggtggtaatccacacacatccgaagagtgccatccttcttcacaaaaatggctggacaaccccatggtgaagagctaggacggatgaagcttttttccaacaactcttccaactggttcttcattttagccaattccttcggggccatgcggtacgggcattgggagataggagcagtaccagactctaactcaatggagaattccacatCTCTGTCCAGTGGCAACcaaggtagatctttaggaaaaacatcctagaactcacataccacaggaatagaggtaagattagaagaggcttcagcatgagcaacaacaggtaagactagatctaagggtacaagaagagacatcctatcctcagaagaaggaagtcataactcgatagcttggcaatgagggtagatgtcaactgtcgatgcctcagtgtcagctcatggttagcacaattgtgtggcccgacaacttttgtgatcttccatttttcggtgacctgttgcttccttgcacaaaccctccatgggcagtgtttcttgtcacacacaactgtgtaacggcgctctgcatatgaatgcaataccttgtaaggtctctttcgtatcactgcaaaagcctgcaaccacctcttcaatacagggaggtcattgaacaccctcccattctcaattaccatgttaggaccggcctcaggagcttctaggagctcatcatcacgtccttctacaaacgcctgatcggaatgagcaagatcgctgaactcatgaactctaggatcatggCAGCTGGGAAAGAtgcgcctcagcatctcaacatcactctctgtcagctctccaacagggcgatcatcattagaatcaatagccctagccatctcatatggctccgaatcatgcataatttcaacactattggagccacggaatccatctccaaagtgcacttgcgcagcaacagggggcacatccatattctcaGAAATGTCttctgcaacataagtagagaaatgaggaaagaataaaagaaatagatgtaaggaacggggtaagctcccaaaaaccatgcggttaagacacttactcggatgattctatgtcaaagggatctcatgaggaggatctgccacggaaacatgagtctgacaaccatctccaactaccacattgggggcagattgagcatcgggaaccgtaggtgcaatcttCACATGCATATAAGGTTCcagaacgggagggtcgatgtgtgcttgCTGATCTATTGGTGGAGAAAACCCATgatggatgggatcaactaacacccaatGCACAACCACGtctaaacattgcagctggctcttcatagctgatctcacatagttctcccactgatctgtacaaccaattgagatcattcgcctgaggatgttgggaggagaacctaggtgcggtacaccatcaactgcaatgtcatcatctccaaggcaatacaGCTCCTCcggagcccttgcaaccatctcactaaatgaaggcctatcattgaatagcacaggcacgctttgcatgtcaacaaactcaacatatccatagcgatcgctttcaacggtgccttcatgatatatggtcactaggttgtccatctagttcaaacacgtaacaaaacacatgtcctttagtccaaattagacgatagatagtacctaacaagtactttctaactacaaactaagtaaataagataataactacgtatatatatacagtgtactcactaaatagctagatcatatttagttaactaaatatgtaactacatatctaagtagctatctaactatatctatgtacctatgtatctatgtttctatctatctacatatatatctcactagatcactaactaaatcaactatctgagtcatcacattaactagtaaatatcaaatgccaactaagtaggtatattacatattcataatttttacatttccaacgactgatccgcggacgtcgacggagtcgcagcggacgaCGGGCGTAGGTCAGGCCGACGATCTGGGCCGGCCGCTGCAGGTGGCGGGGCCAGCGGTGGCACGGCCGACGACAACGGTGGCGTGCAGCGGGCAGGGGATGCCCGGGGCTCAGCGTggcgagtccggctcgacgggcgcgggaggcacgaCGGCCGCGgtcgaggccggcggtggagggcggcaaggcggggcgaggccaagGCGAGGAGAGGACGCGGCGCGGCGTGGGCGCATGAACCGGCGAGGGGACCGGGGAGCGGGCGGCCAGCCGCGGGCAACGGCGCGGCCGCGGGGCGCGGCGCTCCTGCACGGCCTCAGGGCGCGGGCCGTCCGCGGTGGCGCTCGGCGGGCTCGGTCCGTggtggcgcggcgcgggcggcggcgaagCTCGGCTCTGCGctgctagggcgagagagggagaggaagagaggggtggggcccataggtagtaaaggctcggcgccagtcactctggcgccgagctcggcgccaagatgtaaggcgccgagctcggcgtcgaGCTTCCTGCCATGTCACATTCCACGTTCGCTTcgagcccaggagctcggcgtcaGGGACGCTGgcgtcgagacgtgttagctcggcaccAGCATCAATAGCGCCGAGCTAAAGGTCCATATTCTGAAATTTTTTCTCCAAtgatctatttgtgagaaactttcaaaaaaaaaaagagctaaaaagtaaaaaattcggtctGGCAGGTAACGGAGGAATGCCATCTGCTGGGCCTCGCTAAAATGATCGGTCAGTAATTTCTCCACAACGAAGCTGCAGGAGCTCTCCATGCTGTTGCGAAAATCCCAcctcttcttgctgttgtgaAAATCCGACCAGCAGTAAATCAGGTTTGTGTGGATTGGATCAACATTCAGGCCCTCTTCGCTTTTCTTATAATTtgtatttttcagcttgttttttcagtgtttttctctcacaacaaatcagttggaacagtgtttcggtttgttttttcagcgaagcgaacgggcctCAACTGGTTATGTAGTCACCAACGGTAATATCATCGTCCTTCACCCGTGTTATTACCTATTGTCAATGTTTTGCCTCTACAGGTTGAACTGAAACCATCTTGGCAGCAGAAAAAACTAATTTTCTGCAGAGAGAAGGGTATCCTTGTGACTGCTTACTCTCCTAGGAGGCCAAAGTAGATCAAGTTCAGTACTGCAGTCATTGCCAAGGCTAGAGGAAAATCAATGGCTCAGGTAGTATTGATTACAGTTTCTGAGGCCAGTCCCAATCTAAAAACTATCGACTATCAATTTCCATAGCTGCTGAGTCATCTCGAAACCATCCATCGAAACTGAACAACCCAACGCTGAAACTGCCATCGTGGGCCATCTCCTCCCCGTGACCAATCAATGCTTGCCTTCTCTATCTTCTCTTTCCCGTCCTTTTCCATAAGCGGGCAGGTGGTAGTGGCCAGAGACCGCCGAATGGAGGTCGGAGCTGCACGACCGGGGCAGCAAGCGGCGCGGACGCTAGGCACTGCTACGCGCCGGCAAGCGCAGGAGGCAGGAGGCGAGCGGTGGCGTGCGCGGCAGCGAGCAGGCAGAGCAGGCGCTCGGCGCGGCTGCGCGCCGGCGAGCGCAGGAGCACGTCGCCATGCTGCTCTGGCCGGAGGAGCGGTTGGGCTCGCGTCGTGGAGAGCCTACACGGCAGCGGCGCCGCCGCGAGGAGCTCACTCCCGGGGTGCTGCGGGGTGGCGAGGCGAGCTCGCGTGCGTAGGCGAGTGCGCGGAGACTTGTCCGGCGGCGAGGCGTGCTCGGTGAGATGCGGACGCCCGTGCGGACGACGGAAGCGAAGGTGCCGGCGAGGCGTGCTCGCATGTGGACGACCGAAGAAACCACCGCTCGTCTCCAACGCGGAAAGCTCCGTTTCTTGTGACTTTGGAAGAAGAGCCGAAATCGTTTCGTACAGGAGAAACGATGTCTTGCGTTTTCCCAGTCTCTCCTCGTTAGGTATGGTGCCACCTCAGCATTTCTGCTTACATGACATAGTATTTAACGCAATGAAAACTAATATGGTTTTAGAGCTGTGAGTAGCTAAGGGCACTCCCAACCTAAAACTATCACATAGTTTCCATAATATTGAAATCTAGAGCTAGAAACCAAACAAAACGAAACCAATCAACAATGCTTCTTTCCGATTCTTCCTTTTTCCTGTTGTCTCTCCTCCTGCATGATACGATGGTGGCAGCGGATGGTCCGAGCCTACGTCGGCCGGAGGAGCTAGGCCAGCGAGAGCGCCTGCTACCGCGCAGCGGCGACCAACACGACCGCGGCAGCAAGCACGCGGAGACGAGCGCGAGCGCCTAGGACCATACGGCGGCGAGCACGAGCGTCTGCGGCCTTGCGGCGGCGAGCACGAGCGCCTGCGGCCGTGCGGCGGCAAGCGCTAGCGAGCGCGGCAGCAAGCACGTGGTGACGAGCTCGAGCGCCTACGACCAtgcgacggcgagcacgagcGCCTGCGGCCGGCCGTGTGGCGGCGAACACGAGCGCCTACGAGCCAGCGGCGATGGATAGCGCGAGTACCCGCGAGCCAGAGCCGACGGCAAACCCATGGCGCCTGCTTGCCACGGTGAGGAAGACGAAGCCAAGGGTCCCACAAAACTCGGAAGAAACCAGCACCTCGCCCCCAACGCTGTTTTGCTCGTGTCTTCGATCAACGGATGAAGAGCCGAAATCGTTTCTCCCCTGAGAAACGGTTTCCTCCTCTTTTGTTCTCTCTCCTCATTAAATTACCTGCTACTCTGTTCGACAGACTAATTGCTGTTGTGGCTGATTTGtatggctgatttggtgtgagagaaaataaCTATTGCATGACTGAAAAAGTAGAACTGATTCTAGCTTATAAGTTCAAATGAATGTAGCcctgattttttttttggctgACATGGCAGCctattaaattctataaaaactaCCCGTACTTTCAGGTTGGGACCGCCCTAAATGCTTAAACTTGGTCTTAATTTATCTCATGCGTTTTGACTGTATTGAATCATTGCTAGTAGCACGCATATGACTGACTGTGCATGCATTCTCCTTTAGATTTCACTGAGATGGATTTATGAGCAAGGCGCGATCATGGTGGTGAAGAGCTTCAAACGGGAGAGGCTCGGGGAGAACACCATGATCTTCCACTGGGAGCTCAGCGACGAAGTCCGGTTGAAGATTAGTCAGATGCTGCAGCAGAAAATGGCTACAGTGACAGGAATCCTCTGCCGAGGTCAATGTTGTCGAGATGTAGTTGGCATCTCCATCTATTTGTTCTGCGTTAAGAATTTGGTGGCACGGTATTTGAAGATGTGTCTTGTGAGCAATGTAGAGATGAATTTCTGTATGCTATACAAATCAACTTTTATATATTATCCTTCCAAAGAGAATCTGGCGATACTCTGTCATTTCTTTTGTCCTGAAAAACGTTAGGCACTAGATTCGGGTTCTTGAAGAAAAATGGGAATGAAATGAATTGCAACACGTGAGATACATCCTTTAAGTCATAAAAGGAGGGGCTAATAGATCTCATACTACTTCACGAACCGTCGGAACCATGTCGTGCACGTCCGATCCACGACGTCTGTACGACACctataagggcctgtttggtacgCCTCCTTCTCGGCTCCGGTTTCGGTTTCTTACTAAACGTTCTATAGGAGAAACCGTTTTCTTATGAAAAAAGCAGAGGAGCCAGAGATCGACATTCGGAAAATGGCTTCATCAAAATAGCTCCAGCTCCAGACAGCCCTGAATACATGTTTACTTATATCATTCAAACTCTCGATGGTCAACTGTATATATACAAAGTTCTAATTCCGAAGGTTTGGCAGTAGCTCCGCTGGCGTGAGGTCGCCAACACGTGGATTCGTGTGTGAGACAGTGAGAGTGCTGAATGCGTGCATGCTTAACGCGTCACATGCATGTGACGTTAGCCTCCGCGCGCGTCTATGTGCAATCTCTGTTATAAAGTAGGAGTATACTAGTTCCAACGACGTCAGGCTAGTTCTCGCGCGGCACTCGCGACGCACCAACGCAGCTCGCGCAGAGACGAGGAGAATGGCCTCGGGAGGAAGCCCGGCAGCGGCGGTGCCGGAGGTGGCCCTCCAGTTCGGCAACGCGAGGCCGATGCCGGCCGTCGCCATAGGCACGGCGGCGTCGACCCCTGTGACGCACGAGGCAACCAAGAATGCGGTGCTGGCGGCCATCGAGGTGGGCTTCCGCAACCTCGACACCGCCTCGATGTACGGCTCGGAGAGGCCGGTCGGCGAGGCCGTGGCCGAGGCGGTGAAGCGCGGCCTCCTCGACTCCCGGGAGGAGGTGTTCGTGACGTCCAAGCTGTGGTGCACGCAGTGCCACCCGGACCTCGTCGTCCCGTCCCTCCGGGAAACCCTCGAGTAAGCAGCAGAGTCCCCTTTCGATCCACTGGCCGGGCAACATCTAAACATCGTATGATTTCCAAGTGTAGCTACCTCGTGATCATCTCGCGCGCGTGATATATATCTTTTTGGTCGTCGTTGTCGTGTGTGGATCGATCGTGAGAGCAGGAAGCTGCAGATGGAGTACGTGGACCTGTACCTGATCCACTGGCCGGTGTGCATGAAGCCCGGGCCGATAACGTTCCCAGCCAAGAAGGAGGACGCCGTCCCGTTCGACTTCGAGGGCGTCTGGCGAGCGATGGAGGAGTGCCAGCGGCTGGGGCTCGCTAAAGCCATCGGCGTGAGCAACTTCACCACCAACCACCTCGACAGGATCCTGGCCGTCGCCACGATCCCACCCGCGGTGAACCAGGTGGAGCTGAACCCGGCGTGGCAGCAGCGGACGCTGAGGGCGTACTGCGTCGACAAGGGCATCCACGTCATGGCGTACTCGCCGCTGGGAGGGCAGGACTGGTCGGGCACGGGGAAAGGCAACGGCGTGCTGGGATCCCAGGTGCTCGCGGAGATAGCCCAGCGAAGAGGCAAAACCATCGCACAGGTACGGGTGCGTGGTTAGACAGCTTTGATTTCGCGCGACGTCATTTCTGAGTTCTGACGTGCATGCGTTCAGTGACGCTGAATTCAGCGGCGGCTCTTCGGTGGTTATTTGGTCCGATCCATGGATGCTCGCGCTTTGGTAGTTAGCTAGCTTGCCTTCCGTAGATCTGTCCGGGAGCGTGTAGAATTTATGTTGCACGGTTGAGAGTGATCGGTAAGACGGTAACTACTGCGGCGTAGCAGCTCTATATTAATTCATGCTCAGAGATTCTCCTTATTATTCCCTTTCAGGTGTCGTTGAGGTGGATATATGAGCAGGGAGTGACTTGGATCGTCAAGAGCTACAACAAGGAGAGGCTCAAGCAGAACCTGGAGATCTTCGACTGGGAGCTGACCGAGGAAGACCGACTCAAGATCAACCAGATCCCGCAGAAGAAGTATGTCACGGCTGCAGACCTGTTCTCGACGGAGGGCGAATTCACCTCGGTCGCTCTTGCAGACATGGACATTGTTGAGGAATAGTTCCGCAACGAAGCAATTAATGGCATGCCTTAGTCTCTCTACATCTGAATAAAGAAGTCAGCGTCCAACAATAATTGAAATAAAAAATAGATGCCCCTGCATTGATCCTTCTGAAACATTGTGATGCAAAGGTTTAGTCAAGATCTGTAATCGCACTACAAGAAATGTGACCTTCTACAACAACTAAATTTGTCGTTAAGACATTCTGTTTTACGACGTTTTTGGTGGAAGTGTGACTTTGTAACGAAAACTGTGTGTCCGTCACTACGATCTAGTAGTAGTCTAAATGGAAGGATTTTCATATTACGACAAACTACAATTCATCATGACGTGCCAAAAGACAATTGTCCACAATTTTCATATCATTTAATTTTAATAACATGCTAAGCTTAATTCCATGTATCatattttgaattcaaaatttttatATTATCCAAACTACCTCGAATGGGGAAACAACCAAAACCAATGTTCGAGATCTCGATGAGATCAACAATGTTGTAGTAGATGATTTTTTTCGTTCGAAATTGTTTATGTTCCaaaaattatgtttgaagttCTGACATTTTGGAATTCCAAAATTTCCAAACTACCTTGGATGGAAAAGCCAATAAAAGCAAagctatagatcttgatgagatataCAATTTTATAGTTGACGACTTTTTCATTAGACATCATCTATGGTCCCAAAACTCTATTTGAAGTTGTCACatgttgaatttcaaaaaaatttaaacgaccttggatgaAAATATGATtcaaagcaaaagtgtagatcttgaCAAATTTTAAATctttttagttatttttttcattttaattcgtttggagcctaaataatcattacAATATCTAAAAAATCGATCTAAAAAACATCATCCACAACACATTTTGGAGGTTCAAATCCGATCTCTTCAACCACACTCTAGGgtttcatttttttttgtcttttccGTTCTTTTCTTTTGCCTTTTATGTTCTCAAGAACTAGCCCATTAGGCCCACTAGCTAGGCACCCATTTCGCCAAACCCTAGCTAAAACCGGCCTTTAGCTATGGGGTATGGGCAACGAATATGTTTTGGTCGCGCATGCGTCGTAAATTGTCGTAAATTGTGAAACATGATATAATTTTTAATTTGTACGACATAAATGCAACGTCGTAGAAGGCTATATCACTTGTAGTGTCGCCACCCTTTTCGGACGTGCACACAAAAGTTCCTAAGTTTGCGTGGTTCAGTTTAGGACATTATTGGCTAAGTTATTTTCCACATTCATCCATAAACCATAATACCAGTTGTGTAGCCTTTTTTTATTAGTACGTAGACATGACATATAAGGAATTCTTCTATAAAAATGAATAAACCAAACAAAAAAGTGTGTGTGAGGACCAAATGGCGAGAGGAATGTGACCCACCTATGGTTTGCCTTGCTAACAGCGCTCTTGTCTCCATTATTCTGCCATCAAATCTCTCCTGTGCCTTTCTCTTCCAAGTCCATGCCTACAACATCCCAGTTGCTCCCGGAAACCCTTTGCCCAACACCAACAAACACTCTAGAGAGTAGTGTCCCAATGTTGTCCTTTGTTGGCAGTTTTCTTTTCTCTACCAGTCGTTGTGTCCTCTATGCTTCGACTACCCTTTCGGTAGTAGTAATCACCCCTCCATCCTCCACTCGCTAAGTGTTTTTTTTGTAGAGGAGACCATCAACAAGCCGGTGTCGACCATCATCCTCGTATCTGCAAAACTCATGACCAGCTCTAAGATAACTTGGGGTGGAGGCTTGTGAATTGTTTCcttagggcacgtacaacggACGTTTTTGAGCCGTCTCCATGCCATATTTTTTGCAAAAACACCCCTGGCAGACACGGGAGACAGCGAGGCCGTCGTCTCGTGATACGACGGCAACGGCTCGTGCTCCCAGGTGTTGTCGCTGTCTGAAACAGCGTTGTATGGAGCGTCGTCTCCAGGCGGTGAGGCGAGGGATCCAGCTACGGCACGCAGGGAAAACAAGAAATGCGCCAAAATCCACCCCCACACGGCAAATCCCCATCCCCCTCCGATGGCGGCAACGGCACTACCGCAGCACCCTTCTCCGGTCATGTACGATGGCGCTGGCGAGACTGGTGCTCCTCTAGGCCCGCGTCTGCCTCGCTGTGGTGCCTGATTTGCTTATGTACGAGGGCGCTGGCGAGGCTAGGGGTCGCCCTCATCTACGATGTGTTCTGCTGGTGGTCGACGGGTGAGACCCTCAAGGCAGCTGGGTCCCTGACGGCACCACAAGGCTCGCTTCGCACCTACTCACTAGGTGTTCGATTCAATGTCCCACCAAAGTATTTGCATTCGTTCATAAGGTATTCCGACGTTTCTCAAAGTGCTAAGATCCTACATGGATACATCCTGAA from Miscanthus floridulus cultivar M001 chromosome 11, ASM1932011v1, whole genome shotgun sequence includes these protein-coding regions:
- the LOC136490640 gene encoding deoxymugineic acid synthase 1-D-like, which translates into the protein MASGGSPAAAVPEVALQFGNARPMPAVAIGTAASTPVTHEATKNAVLAAIEVGFRNLDTASMYGSERPVGEAVAEAVKRGLLDSREEVFVTSKLWCTQCHPDLVVPSLRETLEKLQMEYVDLYLIHWPVCMKPGPITFPAKKEDAVPFDFEGVWRAMEECQRLGLAKAIGVSNFTTNHLDRILAVATIPPAVNQVELNPAWQQRTLRAYCVDKGIHVMAYSPLGGQDWSGTGKGNGVLGSQVLAEIAQRRGKTIAQVSLRWIYEQGVTWIVKSYNKERLKQNLEIFDWELTEEDRLKINQIPQKKYVTAADLFSTEGEFTSVALADMDIVEE